Proteins encoded together in one Drosophila albomicans strain 15112-1751.03 chromosome 2R, ASM965048v2, whole genome shotgun sequence window:
- the LOC117574381 gene encoding cell death-related nuclease 6-like, with product MRLICLCLWFLIAIVVNVSAYMSCKDEDNNYVDWWFMYLQDDEKYIYVTSENYNKWQMSNETLMSNRSLLSRASNFNFLIGLASYNDVFTNGTTFDWGGASRGWIAASPYSGIWMIYSIPLDDNKKYGNNFLCLSLDEKGVEKAAELLVLSEPHFNLTRQSKNLVNIHPLLYNAINPNTFTTGDLELDVELRTLKGRKFRFFGKHPSIYKEFYADIVARRSELISLCEPIVTAV from the exons ATGCGACTAATTTGTCTGTGTCTTTGGTTTTTAATCGCAATTGTAGTAAATGTGTCAGCTTATATGTCCTGTAAAGATGAAGACAACAATTATGTCGATTG GTGGTTCATGTATCTGCAGGATGATGAAAAATACATCTATGTGACCAGCGAAAATTACAACAAGTGGCAGATGTCGAATGAAACATTGATGAGCAATCGATCACTGCTATCCAGAgcaagcaatttcaattttcttatAGGTCTTGCTTCATACAACGATGTTTTTACCAATGGCACCACATTCGATTGGGGTGGAGCTTCTAGGGGATGGATAGCCGCATCTCCATACTCGGGAATTTGGATGATATACTCGATTCCCCTTGATGATAATAAGAAGTATGGCAACAATTTTCTTTGTCTATCACTCGATGAAAAGGGCGTGGAAAAAGCGGCTGAACTTTTGGTTCTCTCTGAGCCGCACTTTAACTTGACACGCCAATCCAAAAATCTCGTCAATATTCATCCGCTTCTTTATAATGCCATCAATCCCAATACATTCACGACTGGCGACCTTGAGCTGGATGTTGAGCTAAGAACCTTGAAAGGAAGAAAGTTTCGGTTCTTTGGCAAACATCCTTCAATCTACAAGGAGTTCTATGCCGACATTGTCGCCCGGCGCTCGGAGTTAATATCTTTGTGCGAACCGATCGTAACAGCAGTTTAG
- the LOC117574525 gene encoding plancitoxin-1-like yields MRLICVLLLAAAMLQVSVASNKVSCKDEAGHDVDWWYMYKLPKHYTNDPGQGHDVSGQRYFYVTSSAYDSWQLSGRRIADDNSLPGETLRPLYADAQVLLAAYNDEFPNGTVSSTGGHTKGVIATDGTTGLWLVHSVPKYPTVPQYSYPTTGEHFGQSLLCVTLDAEGVEKAGELLVYNEPHFYYERNPLLRLGEQFPSLERALKRQWRTEAPYQKEIEVRSLGGKQFRLFGKSSRANVELYNDVVAPALGVSLFVEAWRDGAGNLPDSCDTGNKVYNVEEIANQDYFIGFKTTGDHSKWAVSQESGILLHRWRVGGGDWICVGDINRQQSQHRRGGGTVCHKSARVSNLYRKLVANYEKCK; encoded by the exons ATGCGTTTGATTTGTGTCTTGCTCTTGGCGGCTGCCATGCTGCAAGTTAGTGTGGCAAGCAACAAGGTGAGCTGCAAGGATGAAGCTGGTCACGATGTCGACTG GTGGTACATGTACAAGCTGCCCAAGCACTACACCAATGATCCAGGTCAGGGACACGATGTGTCCGGCCAGCGTTACTTCTATGTCACCAGCTCAGCCTACGACAGCTGGCAGCTCTCTGGACGTCGCATAGCCGATGACAACTCGCTGCCTGGTGAGACTTTGCGTCCTCTCTATGCCGATGCTCAGGTGCTGCTCGCCGCCTACAACGATGAGTTCCCCAATGGCACCGTCTCCAGTACCGGGGGACATACGAAAGGTGTGATTGCCACCGATGGCACCACAGGATTGTGGCTGGTGCATTCGGTGCCCAAATATCCGACTGTGCCCCAGTACAGTTATCCCACAACCGGTGAACACTTTGGCCAGAGTTTGCTCTGTGTCACACTCGATGCTGAGGGCGTAGAGAAGGCCGGCGAGCTGTTGGTCTACAATGAACCTCACTTTTATTACGAACGCAATCCCTTGTTGCGTCTGGGCGAACAATTCCCAAGTTTGGAGCGTGCGTTGAAGCGTCAATGGCGTACTGAGGCGCCGTATCAGAAGGAGATCGAGGTGCGTTCGTTAGGCGGCAAACAGTTTCGTCTCTTTGGCAAGAGTTCCCGGGCCAATGTCGAGCTCTACAACGATGTCGTGGCTCCAGCTCTGGGTGTCAGTCTCTTTGTGGAGGCTTGGCGCGATGGTGCTGGCAATTTGCCCGACAGCTGCGACACGGGAAACAAAGTCTACAACGTCGAGGAGATTGCCAATCAGGACTATTTCATTGGCTTCAAGACAACCGGCGATCATTCCAAATGGGCTGTCTCCCAGGAGTCGGGCATTCTGTTGCATCGCTGGCGTGTCGGTGGCGGTGATTGGATCTGTGTCGGCGACATCAATCGCCAGCAATCACAGCATCGGCGTGGCGGTGGCACAGTGTGCCACAAAAGTGCTCGCGTCTCGAATCTTTATCGCAAACTTGTCGCCAATTAcgagaaatgcaaataa
- the LOC117574526 gene encoding plancitoxin-1-like gives MRIICLCLLFLITIVVNVSADLSCKDEDNNDVDWWFMYLQDDDDAKYFYVTSENYNKWQMSNETLMSNRSLLFRGLNLEYLAAYATYNDVFTNGTTFDWGGASRGLIAASGTVHAGIWIIHSMPLNGTLNQTYGEHYLCLTLDKKGVEKAAELLVLSEPHFNSTLQVNNLVEFFPLLYNAIGRNTLTAGDLELDVELSTLKGRKFRFFGKHPSIYKELYADIVAPALGVNLFVRTDRNSCSTCQNLPNKCNDNKIYNIKEVVGPQGRSISALTDHSKWAVSQKNSGGDWICIGDLNRHQSHLSRGGSAICLEDSVVSERYRELISSYEECE, from the exons ATGCGAATAATTTGTCtgtgtcttttgtttttaatcacAATTGTAGTAAATGTGTCAGCTGATTTGTCATGTAAAGATGAAGACAACAATGATGTCGATTG GTGGTTCATGTACCTgcaggatgatgatgatgcaaaATACTTCTATGTGACCAGCGAAAATTACAACAAGTGGCAGATGTCGAATGAAACACTGATGAGTAATCGATCTCTGCTATTCAGAGGATTGAATTTAGAATATCTTGCAGCTTATGCTACTTACAACGATGTTTTTACCAATGGCACCACATTCGATTGGGGTGGAGCTTCTAGGGGATTAATCGCCGCATCCGGAACTGTACACGCGGGAATTTGGATTATACACTCGATGCCCCTCAATGGTACTCTAAATCAGACGTATGGAGAACATTATCTTTGTCTAACACTCGATAAAAAGGGCGTAGAAAAAGCGGCTGAACTTTTGGTTCTCTCTGAGCCGCACTTTAACTCAACACTCCAAGTCAATAATCTCGTCGAATTTTTTCCGCTTCTGTATAATGCCATCGGTCGCAATACATTAACGGCAGGCGACCTTGAGCTAGATGTGGAGCTAAGCACCTTGAAAGGAAGAAAGTTTCGGTTCTTTGGCAAACATCCTTCAATCTACAAGGAGTTATATGCCGACATTGTCGCCCCGGCGCTCGGAGTTAATCTCTTTGTGCGAACCGATCGCAATAGCTGTTCAACCTGTCAAAATTTACCGAACAAATGTAACGACAACAAGATCTACAACATAAAGGAAGTTGTCGGCCCTCAGGGTAGATCGATATCTGCATTAACAGATCACTCCAAGTGGGCCGTATCCCAGAAGAATTCTGGCGGCGATTGGATTTGCATCGGGGATCTCAATCGCCATCAATCGCATCTAAGTCGCGGGGGCAGCGCCATCTGTCTCGAGGACTCGGTTGTAAGCGAAAGATACCGCGAATTGATTTCCTCATATGAAGAGTGTGAATAA